One Lucilia cuprina isolate Lc7/37 chromosome 4, ASM2204524v1, whole genome shotgun sequence DNA segment encodes these proteins:
- the LOC124419839 gene encoding uncharacterized protein LOC124419839, which produces MKEYEDFGHMCLVRSPRLHEPHYFIPPHCVFKPSSTSTKLRVVFDASCPSSSQKSLNDLLMVGPTIQDELYKILLRFVYLDESVSQDIHSAWKSFVSDLKLLPSLKIPRFCLAPDSKSVQLNGFCDSSILAYSFCFYFRVKTSSGNVFVLLFTAKSRKSLPKLELCGAQLLAKLYCKIKNLFAIPNLKVVLWTDSQLVLHWLKQHCALKCLNPFLDSSNDFNLLKVGGRLEYQKHPIILPRKCHFVHCYVRHLHISNYHAGPKALMPLIHQKFWIINSINLCRSIINSWPQCIRYRPKLLVQSTPT; this is translated from the coding sequence ATGAAGGAGTATGAAGATTTTGGACATATGTGTCTAGTTCGTAGCCCTCGTCTACACGAGCCTCATTATTTCATCCCTCCCCATTGCGTTTTCAAACCAAGTAGCACTTCCACAAAGTTAAGAGTTGTTTTTGATGCCTCGTGTCCATCATCGTCCCAGAAGTCTCTCAATGATCTTCTTATGGTTGGCCCAACAATTCAAGATGAgctgtataaaattttacttcggTTCGTCTACTTGGATGAGTCTGTATCTCAAGATATTCACTCGGCTTGGAAATCTTTCGTCTCTGATCTCAAACTATTACCTTCCCTTAAAATTCCTCGTTTTTGTCTCGCTCCTGATTCTAAATCAGTTCAACTTAATGGCTTTTGTGACTCATCAATTCTTGCTTATAGTTTCTGTTTTTACTTTCGTGTCAAAACTTCTTCAGGAAATGTTTTTGTTCTGCTCTTTACTGCCAAATCTAGAAAATCTTTACCCAAACTTGAGTTATGTGGCGCACAACTTCTGGCAAAATTGtattgcaaaatcaaaaatcttTTCGCAATACCAAATCTGAAAGTCGTTCTGTGGACAGATTCACAACTAGTTCTTCACTGGCTAAAGCAACATTGTGCTCTAAAGTGTCTGAACCCCTTCCTAGATTCGTCAAATGATTTCAACTTGCTCAAGGTCGGCGGACGCTTGGAGTACCAAAAACACCCCATAATCTTGCCCAGAAAATGCCATTTCGTCCACTGTTATGTACGTCATCTGCACATCAGTAACTACCACGCTGGACCCAAGGCTCTTATGCCATTAATTCACCAAAAATTTTGGATCATCAACTCCATTAATTTGTGTCGCAGCATTATAAATTCGTGGCCTCAATGCATTCGCTATCGCCCGAAGTTGTTGGTCCAGTCAACACCTACCTAA